TGGACCTGCCGGAAGTGGCTCTGGTGGTGGTGCAGCTGGTGCTGGTGCTGGTATTTCTGGCATGGGTACCTATACATGGTACAAGGGTAAATATGATTTGGAAAACCTGCCAGCTGATATATTTGAGAAACTCCTTAGGTACGTACCACAGGTGCGAGAGTTATTAGAAAACCAGTGTGAATAACCAGGACAATATGAAAATGAGTGCTGATATTCAACATCAAGACATTATTATTAATAGTAGTGGAACCCCTGTTCTTAGATCGGGCTTCTCGAATCTGATATTTGTCCTGCTTGCTATCATGCTAGTTTTTGCAAATCAAATACTGAATGAATTTTATATCACCTTATTACCTAAGACAGTCATTTTCTTGATTATTATTATTGTCGCGTTCAAAATATATGGCCACTCCATATCAAGATTAACCCTCAAAAATGGACAGAAGATAGTGATGGTAGGCCCTATCTCTAAGGCCACCATTGATATTTCTGAAATAGAAAGAGCTCAGGTTTCTGGGATACCATCATCTATGATTATATTTATTGAGCTTAAAATGAAGAATGCAAGGCTGCCTAAATGGTATTTTTTTGTAGCTTTTTCAACTAATTGTGGCTCGTATAATGATACTAAGGCTAAGTTAGTAGAACTCCTCGAAATGAAAAAAGGCGAACTCAATTCATGACGTCATAGAGAGCAAACCGGGGCGGGGTTAAGTTTTTGAGATTTGGGTAGTGTGATTTTTATTGTGTGAATTTGAAAGTACTCGAAAAAAGGCGCTTTTCCTTTAAAAAGGTTTTGATCCTTAAAACCCAAAAGAAAGGAGAAGCGCCGACGGTGGTTATGGACTGGTATAGCCGCTACGTCCTTTCCTGGGAGATCTCAATGACCCCCTCTGTGCCAATGAAAATAAGACACCTAATCCTTGCAAAATTAGTGTCGGGCAGGTGGAAGTTCTCATATGAAAACTGGACAATTACATTCCGAGCCCATGCAGGATCGGACAACGGCAAATGACGGCAACCACCAGCCCGGCACCTTGGATTTTCCCCAAAAAGTGGACAGTGTTAAAAGCAAACTGCTGACTTCGTAGTCTGTTCATATTCGACCGGGGAAAGGTAACCGAGTGTGGAATGTCTCCTCTGACGATTATAAAAAACCTCTATGCATTCAAAAATGGAACGCAGGGCATCATTAGGGCCCGCAAAATGTTGCCGGTAAATCAGCTCTGATTTAAGAATCTTGAAAAACGATTCAGCTACCGCATTGCCCCAGCAATCCCCTTTACGACTCATGCTCTGTATGAAACCATGTTTTTTGAGCACTTCCTTGAAATCATTACAGGCATACTGAACCCCTCGATCCGAATGGATGATCAGGCCCGGCCCGGGGGTCCGGCGTCTTATGGCACGATGAAGCGCTGTGACCACCATCTCCTTGCTAAGCAGGAACACCGTCAGATACAACTAGCCTCTCCCTGTGGCAATCCCTGTCCGGAGCCTCTGCCGTGAAATTACGCTCAAGAAGGTTTGGAGCTACTTCATAGGAATGCCTGGAATCCGTGGTAGGGCGATACTTACGCCTGACAATGGATCTCAGGCCGGCATGTCTCATCCGCCGCGCAACCCGATTTTTACTGACCTTCCATCCCTTCCTGCGAAGCTCTTCAGTAACCTTGGGGCTCCCGTATCGTCGCCTGCTTTCCATGTAAATGGACTTTATCCTGGCATCAAGACGCCTGTTTTGGATTTGCCTCTTACTTTCGCGCCGTCTCAGCCAACTGTAAAAACCACTGCGAGACAACGACAATACCTGGCACATCTCCTGAACGCTCCAAAGCGCCATGAACCCGAATACCTGTTCGGGTCTTCCCTGCCTGGCGGCAGACAGGCGAGAAGATGGCCACGGCTTTTTTTAAGATGTCGCGCTCCCGGCGCAGCCTCTCGTTCTCCCGTTTCAAGCAGCGCAGTTCCTCGTCTCCGGGCTTTAGACGGCCCTTGCCGGGAAATGCATCATCCCCGTCCTCTTGGAGTTGCCGCTTCCACCAGTCTTCGTCTCTTAAACCACGAGCGGTTAAGAAACTTCGCCTTGGCAAGCCGACTTAACAAGGCGAATCTGACTTGTGAGGGTATAGCCAACGGCGACGCCCCAAGGGGAAGACTGCCACGGCGTAGCTCATGAGCGAAGCCGGGCTTCCTTTTTGTCGATCCCCAGGTCCCGTTCAACCTCAGCTGCTGTGTTGCCCGGTTCCGTTGCAAGCCGTATGGCTTCAATTATAAATTTTCTATCGTATTTTTTAACCATTCGACACACCTCCTATTAATCCGGTTTATACAAGTTCGTTGTTCGGTGTGTCCACATTTTTGGGGAAATACCAACTACGCCGAGTTGCAAAAGCACTCGGCCTGGATACGAAAAAATAGAGATAGAGTTTTAATGAGTAGCGGCCGAGAGGTTGCCCGCAAACTGCACCTATCTGCTTCAGCCGTGAGCAAATTGGCGGTCCGTGGCCGTAAGGATGGGCTGGCTAAAGAAATTGGAGAATGGAAGGGGTCGGCCCTTGACAGGCTGACCCCTTCCATTCTTCAGTTGATACGTAGTTTATTTCCCTGCCATCATGGCCTCCACATCTTCTTCAACCGTTCCGGTCCGCTTGATATCAAACTTGTCAACCAGAACCTTCAGGACATTTTGCGACACAAAGGCGGGCAGTGTGGGCCCGAGCCTGATCCCTTTTACTCCAAGGTGAAGCAGGGCCAGAAGTATGACAAGGGAAGTTGGTTGATGTCTTCCAGGCCGAAGACCTCTTTCAATTTAAGGGCGATTACGGCAAGAGAATAGGAGTCATTGCATTGACCGGCGTCAAGGACCCTCGGGATACCTCCGATGTCACCCAAATCCAGCTTGTTATAGCGGTATTTCGCGCAACCTGCCGTCAATATGACGGTGTCTTTGGGTAAGGCCTTTGCCACCTCTGTAAAGTAGTTCCTGGTTTTATGTCGGCCGTCGCACCCGGCCATCACCACGAAACGCTTGATGGCGCCGGATTTTACAGCGTCCACCACCTTGTCGGCGAGCGCCAGGACCTGGTTGTGGGCAAAGCCGCCGACAATCTTTCCTGATTCAATCTCAACAGGTGGTTTACATTTCTTCGCCAGCTCTATGACTTCAGAAAAATCCTTGGTCCCACCTTCGGGCCTGTCGGAGATGTGTTTGGCACCAGGGTAGTTCACCACTCCGGTGGTGAAGAGCCTGTCCAGATAGGTGTTGTCTTTTTTGAGCGGGATAAGGCAGTTTGTAGTGAGTATGATGGGACCGTTGAAAGATTCAAATTCACTGTTTTGATGCCACCAGGAATTGCCGTAGTTGCCCACGAAATGGTCATATTTCTTGAAGGCAGGATAATAGTTGGCAGGCAACATCTCTCCGTGCGTATAAACATCCACTCCCGTTCCTTTGGTCTGCTCCAGCAGTTCTTCCATATCTTTGAGGTCGTGGCCGCTGAT
This window of the Deltaproteobacteria bacterium genome carries:
- a CDS encoding IS3 family transposase, with translation MESRRRYGSPKVTEELRRKGWKVSKNRVARRMRHAGLRSIVRRKYRPTTDSRHSYEVAPNLLERNFTAEAPDRDCHRERLVVSDGVPA
- a CDS encoding DDE-type integrase/transposase/recombinase, whose amino-acid sequence is MYLTVFLLSKEMVVTALHRAIRRRTPGPGLIIHSDRGVQYACNDFKEVLKKHGFIQSMSRKGDCWGNAVAESFFKILKSELIYRQHFAGPNDALRSIFECIEVFYNRQRRHSTLGYLSPVEYEQTTKSAVCF